The genomic stretch GTAGCATTCACCCTTTCGTCGTCACCTCCTCGGCAAGAACGCACGCTGGTGCAAGATTATGTCACCGAATCCGGATACGCAGAAGACCTGAACGCGCGCCCTAAAGTAGGAGGCACGTTTGGCACAACAACCCTCTACGTACAAGACCTGTATCAAGACACCACATATGCCATCGACCTGCACCAATTACCCGGTAGTTACGACCTTCCGGATTACAAACAAGAGGCAGGTGCGCAACCAGACTCCATCACCGACAGGCGCGCCTTGATCCCCACCTATGTCGACTGGCACCCTGCATCTCCCCAGGCTGTCATCCAGGTGCGTGCACGTGACAACAAAGACCGATGGCTGGCTTCTTTAGACCCTGCCACCGGTACCCTAAACCTACTCGACCGTCAGCGCGACGAGGCCTGGATTGCTGGCCCGGGAATCTCCCGTTACCAGTTTGGCTTTGCAGAAGGATGGTTACCCGACAACCAGCACTACTTCTTTCAGAGCGAGAAAACAGGATACAGCCACCTTTATATGTTCGACACAAAATCAGGCAAGACCAAAGCGCTAACCAGTGGCCCGTTTGAAATATTCAGTCCAATGCTGTCGCAGGATGGCGCTCGGTGGTTTTTTACCAGCAGCGAAGGATCACCACATGAACGCCATTTTTACTCGATGCCATTGATGGGGGGAGAACGCACCCGTTTGACCCAAATGCCAGGCAATAACCAGGTACGGCTCGCGCCAGATGAAACGACGCTTGGCATGGTATATTCTTACAGTAATCGCCCGCCTGAAATCTACATCCAGCCGGCAGGCCAAAACATGCAGCAAGTGACCGCTTCCCCATCGGAAGCCTGGCAGACGTATCCCTGGCGCGACCCTGAAATTGTTCAGTTTGAGGCATCGGATGGGGTCAAGGTGCCGGCACGCCTATACGCACCTGAAAACCCAAACGGAGCTGCTGTACTATTTGTACACGGCGCCGGCTATTTGCAGAACGTACACCGCTGGTGGAGCTCATATTATCGTGAGTACATGTTTCACAACCTGCTGACCGACCTCGGGTACACCGTACTTGACGTAGATTACCGCGCATCAGCCGGATATGGCCGCGACTGGCGGACAGCAATCTACCGGCATATGGGTGGGAGAGATTTGCAAGACTTTGTAGACGCTTCCCGGTACATCAACAAAACAAAAAACATTGACCCCGAGCGTGTATTTATTTACGGGGGATCGTACGGGGGATTCATCACGCTGATGGCGTTGTTTACCGAACCCGAGCACTTCGGTGGCGGCGCGGCACTGCGGTCGGTCACCGACTGGGCGCACTACAACCACGGCTATACGTCAAACATCCTCAATACGCCGGCGGAAGATTCGCTTGCTTATGCCCGGTCCTCACCAATCTACTTCGCAGAAGGTCTTGAAGACCCCCTCCTCATAGCCCACGGCATGGTCGATACAAATGTCCATTTCCAGGATGTGGTTCGGCTTGCCCAGCGGCTGATAGAGCTTGGCAAAGAAGACTGGGAAATGGCGGTGTATCCAATAGAGGGGCACGGATTCCAGACGCCCACGAGTTGGACCGACGAATACCGCCGTATTCTCGAACTGATTGAAGCGTCTGTTGGCCCCAACAGTACTGAGGCCTCAGCTGAAGAGCCATAAAACAGAATGCAGTGAAATAAAAAGGCGCCGCGTCTCTTGATAGACGCGGCGCCTTTTTGTCTTACGACAAATGTTGCTGCAGTATAGGTTACTGCTGTGTAGAGTTACTGCTGTGGCAAGAATTCTACGCCATCGCCACCAAAGTCACGAATCATCTCACCAGCATCGTCGCGTTTGAGAACGCCGCCTCTTTGCAGTACAACGCGCTCAGCAGCGCCGTTCGGGCCAGTTACGCGGATGGTAATGGCCTCAAGTTCAGGCGGAATCAGATCACCATTCTGGTCTGTCTGCTCGCCCTGCTGGTAGCCAAAGGTGAAACGTGTTCTACCAAAGGTTTGTGTTGGCGATCCGTTGTTGTGGTCGCCGAACAGCATATCGGGCAGCGTGGTGTTGGTGTTACCAAACGCTTCCACGTTGGTACCGTTGGCCGTAACAATAATGTTGGTGCCGGCGCCAAGCGGATTCTGGTTCTGGTCGTATACGTGGAATTCGTACGCGTTGCCCAGTAGAATTGGCCCCTGCCCCGATGGCACAACAATGTTGCTTGAGCCAGAGAATAACACCAGCACATCATCGGTAATTTCATTCTGATTGCGGTCCGCAGTGCTGCCGGTCACAATGGTATAGCCATTGCCAAACTCTGGATGCACAGGTTGTGGCGGACCAGAGATCTGTTGAACGGGTGCGGTACCAATTGCGCTGGTCTGGCTTGAGCCACCAATGATGCCGGCTGAAGTTGTAAAGTAAACCGACGTACCGACGCGTACCGGATTACCAAACTGGTCACCCACAAATGCGGTGATGGTATTTTCCGTACCCCAAAAATCCCATGCGCGAGGCACATTCAGCCGCGCAGTTGCGATGCCAAAGTTGTTAGCACTTGGCAAACCACCGTGAATCGTGAGCGGTACGGGCAGCGAGCGGATTGTGCGGCCATCTACGGTCGCTGAAGCTACAATCTGTACAACGCCGGCAACAAGGCCACTGGAGATGTTTGTACGAACTTCGCCATTTTCGTTGGTTTGCGCAGACTCAGGCGAGATAAACGCATCTCCACCCGGGTTAACCCCGAAACTGAAATTCACTGTAATCTGATTATCCAAATTAATCGGCCTGCCCAAAGAGTCAGCGGCCTGGAAAACCAGTTCGGCTACCTCCTGAGAGCCGCTTTCCCGCACGCCAATCGACGCTGCAGTTTGGCTAAGCAGCAAAAGGTTTGCTGCACTACCAGAAATTGCGCCGCCGGGATTTGTGGGATCCGTTGTGCCTTCAAGCGGGACCAACCGAATAGTCGTAACTTCGATTGTGCGGTCTGCAACCGCCAGTACCGAAGTTGATTGGTTCACAAAGCCGCTTTTCGACATTGTCAGGTCTACATCCATGGTGCTGTCTACATCAACCACGATGCTGTAGCGGCCAAGCTCGTCTGTTTCAGCGAGTTCATCCATCGGCAGCACGCGCACAAAGGCGTTAGCTACCGGGTCGTTGGTCACTGAATTGATCACCAGCCCCGTCAACGTAACCGGGCCCGACTCGCTACTTCCCGTGAAAAGATCACACCCGGCCAGCGTTCCAGTGATTAAACAAGCAGTTAATATAGCAGAAATGTAATATCTCATTAATCGTTACCTCAATGGGGCATTATCCAGTCGATCAACTAAAAAAATACTAGCGTGATTAGCGACGCAGACTTGACTTAGATTCTTCTTACTATCATTGAGCGTTGTCAAGGCCGCGTAAATATTATGAAAGGACGTCCCGGCCTACAGCACATTTAGTTTCTCGCTAAATGTCGAATCAAATCTTTACTGTTTCCTTCTTACCCTTAATGTGCTATCGCGAAGTAATAATTTGCATCAATAAAAATGCCGAATACTCTCATATGCATCTAAAAAGCCCTGGATCAATCAGATTTTGCTTTTAATCCATCATTTCACAAACCAAAATTACCACACCATTACCTTAGCATCCGCCTGATTGCGAGCGCGACTTCAACGGACAACCTGTTAAATAGTTTGGGAAAACCTGCATGCAATCTGCGATACAGACTACTAGGAGGCGATTAAGCCGGCTGCAACCTCCTGAATTTGCTCCCAGGCCGACGCCACATGCGCAAGCGTGGTTGTGCGGGTGCCAACGCAAAGGCGCAATGTATACTGCCCCGAAACTTTAGTATGCGTTAAATAAACTTTACCACTTTTGTTCAATGCCATCAGTAAATTCTCATTGATGGTATCATCTGCCTTCATTCGGAAGCAAACGAGATTCAGCGGCGGCGTAACTACAAGTTCAAACCGTGCATCTTCCCGCACCCAGTTTGCAAATGCCTGGGCAATGGCGATGTGTTGCCGCACGTATTGCTGCAACCCATGTACGCCGTAATACCGGATGACAAACCACAGTTTCAGGGCCCGAAAACGCCGGCCGAGTTGCACGTGCCAGTCCCGGTAGTCGATCACTTCGCCCGAAGCAGTTGCCTGATTACGCAGGTATTCGGGAAGAATACTGAGCGTGTCGATGAGGGCTTTGCGCTGGCGGACATAGAACACCGTGCAGTCAAAATTGGTCAGCATCCACTTGTGTGGATTAAAACAGTAGCTGTCTGCCAGCTCAAGTCCGTTGTTGATGTAGCGAAATTCTGAACACAGCGCGGCAGTTCCAGCCATTGCAGCGTCAACATGAAACCAGATGCCGGCCCTGTTGCAAATTGCACCAATTGCTGCAACAGGATCGATCCCATTGGTAGAAGTTGTGCCGACGGTTGCACACACAAAGCACGGGGTAAGGCCCGCAGCTTTGTCTTCTTCAATCATCTTGGCCAACGCATCTGGAATCATGGCCCGGGTTTCGTCAACTGGCACAAGCCGGACATTGTCCGCGCCGATGCCGGCAATCTTGGCGGCTTTCTCAATTGAAGAATGTGCATCTGCCGAGGTGTACACGACAAGTTTTCCGTTTCCGCCAGATTTGTTGGATGCATACCCGGTTGCCTGCTCGCGGCCGGCGAGCAACGCACAAAGCACAGCGCTTGATGCCGTATCCTGGATCACACCGCCGCCTGTTGCCGTGGATTTGAAGGCAGCAGGCAAGTCCATCATGTCTACCAACCAATCCAGTACATGGGTTTCCAATTCGGTACACGCAGGGCTCGTCGCCCACAGCATGCCCTGAACCCCGAGTCCGGCCGAAAGGAGTTCACCCAGAATGGCCGGCCCTGAAGTGTTAGAGGGAAAGAACGCGTAGAAATTTGGCGACTGCCAGTGTGTGACACCGGGCATAATGACCCGCTCTACATCAGCCATCATGTGCTCAAACGGCTCTCCCTCGAGGGGTGGAGACGCGGGAAGCGCCTTGCGTATGTCGCCGGGCGCCACATTGGATAGCACAGGATATTGCTCGATGTTTTCGTAGTAATCAGCAATCCAGTCGATCAGGGCTTTGCCTTGTTTGCGAAATTCATCGGATGACATGTGGAGCTGATCTGATTTGGGCATGCTAATATCAACCTGGTGGGCAATGACTTTGTAGATTCTTGTAGGGGATGTAAATAAGAAAAAGGCAGAAATGCTCCAAGCCGGCGGATAATTTCAGTTTTAACACCCTAGACAAAAAGACTGTCCCGAATAGCAAAGAAGTCAGTATCTTGCATAGCAAGCAAACCACGCCCTCAAATTTCATGATTGC from Bacteroidota bacterium encodes the following:
- a CDS encoding prolyl oligopeptidase family serine peptidase, giving the protein MRRNFLLIVVLLFFTQGHTVFGQSNTNNKPNLTVARIMQDPATWIGAWPQNAYWTEMGDALYFNWNPGGQFPSDSLFRVDPQTLEAVQVSPAERRQLPPRFSGWRHGKHIYDAGFTHRVYSQGGDLFIYNRDNQQISRLTQTLESESNPRFSAEGNAVIFQKGTNLFKLTPSSGLVVQLTDLVAGQAAKESDPTPKEAFLDAQQTYLFDHIKEEEREQEERSEAREKEAQAEAKPPRFHTGKKRVRNLTIDPTERFVAFTLSSSPPRQERTLVQDYVTESGYAEDLNARPKVGGTFGTTTLYVQDLYQDTTYAIDLHQLPGSYDLPDYKQEAGAQPDSITDRRALIPTYVDWHPASPQAVIQVRARDNKDRWLASLDPATGTLNLLDRQRDEAWIAGPGISRYQFGFAEGWLPDNQHYFFQSEKTGYSHLYMFDTKSGKTKALTSGPFEIFSPMLSQDGARWFFTSSEGSPHERHFYSMPLMGGERTRLTQMPGNNQVRLAPDETTLGMVYSYSNRPPEIYIQPAGQNMQQVTASPSEAWQTYPWRDPEIVQFEASDGVKVPARLYAPENPNGAAVLFVHGAGYLQNVHRWWSSYYREYMFHNLLTDLGYTVLDVDYRASAGYGRDWRTAIYRHMGGRDLQDFVDASRYINKTKNIDPERVFIYGGSYGGFITLMALFTEPEHFGGGAALRSVTDWAHYNHGYTSNILNTPAEDSLAYARSSPIYFAEGLEDPLLIAHGMVDTNVHFQDVVRLAQRLIELGKEDWEMAVYPIEGHGFQTPTSWTDEYRRILELIEASVGPNSTEASAEEP
- a CDS encoding Ig-like domain-containing protein yields the protein MRYYISAILTACLITGTLAGCDLFTGSSESGPVTLTGLVINSVTNDPVANAFVRVLPMDELAETDELGRYSIVVDVDSTMDVDLTMSKSGFVNQSTSVLAVADRTIEVTTIRLVPLEGTTDPTNPGGAISGSAANLLLLSQTAASIGVRESGSQEVAELVFQAADSLGRPINLDNQITVNFSFGVNPGGDAFISPESAQTNENGEVRTNISSGLVAGVVQIVASATVDGRTIRSLPVPLTIHGGLPSANNFGIATARLNVPRAWDFWGTENTITAFVGDQFGNPVRVGTSVYFTTSAGIIGGSSQTSAIGTAPVQQISGPPQPVHPEFGNGYTIVTGSTADRNQNEITDDVLVLFSGSSNIVVPSGQGPILLGNAYEFHVYDQNQNPLGAGTNIIVTANGTNVEAFGNTNTTLPDMLFGDHNNGSPTQTFGRTRFTFGYQQGEQTDQNGDLIPPELEAITIRVTGPNGAAERVVLQRGGVLKRDDAGEMIRDFGGDGVEFLPQQ
- a CDS encoding aminotransferase class V-fold PLP-dependent enzyme, whose amino-acid sequence is MPKSDQLHMSSDEFRKQGKALIDWIADYYENIEQYPVLSNVAPGDIRKALPASPPLEGEPFEHMMADVERVIMPGVTHWQSPNFYAFFPSNTSGPAILGELLSAGLGVQGMLWATSPACTELETHVLDWLVDMMDLPAAFKSTATGGGVIQDTASSAVLCALLAGREQATGYASNKSGGNGKLVVYTSADAHSSIEKAAKIAGIGADNVRLVPVDETRAMIPDALAKMIEEDKAAGLTPCFVCATVGTTSTNGIDPVAAIGAICNRAGIWFHVDAAMAGTAALCSEFRYINNGLELADSYCFNPHKWMLTNFDCTVFYVRQRKALIDTLSILPEYLRNQATASGEVIDYRDWHVQLGRRFRALKLWFVIRYYGVHGLQQYVRQHIAIAQAFANWVREDARFELVVTPPLNLVCFRMKADDTINENLLMALNKSGKVYLTHTKVSGQYTLRLCVGTRTTTLAHVASAWEQIQEVAAGLIAS